taatataactataacaAATCCAATTCTgtactttgaatttttttttaatagcattCATTTGTATTGAAGCCAAAAAAaattctgtctgtctgtttatatCTGGACCCCAGATCATATCAAAAGTGCTACTTTAATTCATAAGAAACTGAGCTTGATTcaagttttttcatttttcgtCTGTGAAACTGTATTTTCAGTATGTAATATTTACGCTCTGtcttatttttctttagttAAGTGGGAactatatcaaaataatgtagctttaattttaacaaaaaagaaggATTCCCGACAacatagaaattttaaaaatgatgcGACCATGTTAGGCCACGATTAATTGTTCTATACGAACCTGTGAGCGAAGATCAGCCAGTGTAGCTTCGTGTTCTTTTAACGAAGCGGCGAGCTCGTGGACGCGGGCAGCACTCGCTTCCTTGTTGCGCCTGATAACAGCGGCCTGTTGTCGGAACGGCGCGAGTTTGTCTTCCTGAGGGTCGGACGCGGCGAGGCGGCGTTGCACCAGCTGCTCTACCTCACTGTTTACAGCCGCTATCTATTGTATGtagcattttaattaatatatatttagagaAGTTCTCTGTTTTAAATTTCGTATCTATTATCGTttgtatatacaattatataacaagaaactcaatttaaaaaagttacaatttaCAAAAGTTATATACATTATGTTTAtagattttgtttaaaaataacactGCTAAATTGAACTGCGAATAGTAAGGCTTCTTGAGGGtggctataggctataaaacatgcGACTGCtatttatagtatgaaataGTATGCAAAACATTTTGGTTACCCCAGTACAGTTTGGTGCTGCTACGAGTACGAGTATATGTGACTTGAAACTaagcaaataattaatatttcgaaCATCGTTTATATGAATTGGtaaaaaacgaaatataaaataaacttcaaaataattttagcgaCAGTGTCTTCAAAGCCGTAAACTTGTAaaacagagttataaaaacgtTTGAAGCTTCGACTATCTCCGCAAAAGTTTAATGCTAAAgtgttaaaagttttaatactcTATCGGTGATTTCGAAATTTAACATCGCTATCTGAAATTTTAATACTCAAATTAAAGTGGAAGTTAAGCCTCGTACCTTATCTTGAACTGTTATTAAATCCGACCTGGTAGGATGCTGCTCTGAAGCAATCATCTGCATTATATTTAACTCTTTTTGTAAATTCGCACTCTCCTGTGGTAGTTTCTCTTTAACAAGATAGCTATTCAACTGTAAACAATAGTCCCATTAACGTACGATGATGATGTGTATGATGTACGAGCTACAGTATCTGCCCAAATTAGTTTCTTATTTATTGATgcttttgattatatttttttcatttcaaatttgCACACAGGCAGatacaaaaatgttaaaacGAAAATACGCTTTTCAATGTTATAAAGGTTTAAGTCCAAAAAAAGTTAGTGAAACCTGAATTTCCTCCTGTAAATGTTTAATGACATCGGACGCGCTCTTGGGAGAAGCACTCTGGCCGTGAATGACGTTTAAGTACCGCTTTAACTGTTCCGACGCAGTTTTTAGCTGTAGCTGCTGCATATCGTACTACAAGAAGATGACATATTTAtagtaatgaaataataaaattatatttgaaattcaAATCTGAAATACATACTTGATTTTCTAACTCCTTTGCCCTTTCTTGTTGTAAGCGCAAAAGTTTACTCATATTTAACAGTTCCTCCTTATCTCTTACGTCTACCAAATGTATTTGAACATTTTCCAATCTCTTGATCactaaaagttttattacacgATTTATTATACTGAAAATACTTTTTGgattctttattttgtttctttactaCTCGTGACATTCCCATAGGACGTCGATTGCGAGACTTGAGGTAGGTAAATTGTATTTACATAAGGCTCCCAAGAGATTTtctaatgtatattaaaattacaactaaacagtatatttgtaaaaattctatttattcTCTAGAATAAACTAGGATATAACGTGATAAGTTAAATTACATTTTGCTCACATAAATTGACAGGGTACCTAGTACACAAAATGCTTATGAATAATAGAAAACCGTAGCATGATGCTTGAGTACCTGCTACAACTTTGTTAGTACAGAGTACACAATGTATTTTAGCGTTAATGAACATAATTCTAAGACAAAGATACTTTAATTAGATGTAGCATTAAAATCAACAAAGATTATACCGATGTCTCTCTCGACGGCCATTTCTTTTATGTCGTTAATCATTTCAGCAGCGTTTTCTTTTTGCAACAGTCTCGTTCTCTTATGAACATCTTTAAATTCATCTATTAAGTTTTGATATAAGTCTAATAAGTCTTGTACAGAACTGTTTCGTGCTACATCAGCTGGTATATCAGGGATCTTTAAATACCTAtaaattactatataattaaaaatttagaagttATACGAGTATACTAACATATAACGAtcatgaaaattaataataatagtagcgTATTAAccgctttttttcttttatggaTACAAAAACCGAATAAACAGCAAAAATGTATCTTCTGTAAACGAAATATGATTTTCGGACTCTATTAAAGCAGAGATGcgatatttttcaaaatcgtaaactttttttcagtttttaacaattttcataaaatgtaaaaaatatttttttctaaaatgtaaaaaaacattaactaTCTGGTTTGGCAAAACAAACAATCATTGGTGAAAATATcgttcttttaaattatatagttcatttatatatttatccaCGAATCATATTTTATGGCTATAAGTCAAGGAAACTATACCTCGCTCAAAAGTTTTTTACACGTAGAGCTAATGTATTAGAAGTTCGTAACTGTAATTAATGAGGGAGAAAATTAAACTTCCCTGTCGATTCAGAGGCATGCACGCTAAAGTTTTCGTAAATTTCTAATTACTTCTTGATGttctttatttacaatatatcatTAATGTATAtgttatgtctttatttattgtacataattattgttatatcgttaaacataatatattaattttatgttttctatattaaattagtataaaGCCCATAAATATGATAGGtacttagtttttttaaaataaaacagtaaaatttgtaaaggaattttaaaattgttgtaataTACGTACTTGGCAAGATACGCTGTATTTTTTACTTGTTCTTTATTCGACAGGATCCAATGTAAGGCATGATGAATAGTTCGCGAATCTCCAGATAGTAATTGCGACCTAAATAGCGTCGGTTCGATGCCTGCCGGTGGCCGATATTTGACGTTCCCCAACATTTCCAATATTCGTACCGTCACAGTTTCTGGGTCTTCGTCTCGAATAtttagctatttaaaaaaataaagattttctaaaagaatattttatacatcTACGCAATAAATTTCTTTGAAATGATAGCAAACTACGAGTATGTAccataaattcaaaattataatatgaactagctgaccccgcaaacgttgttttgccatatatgttataatcaCCCTTAATcccgccccccccccccccaccttataacttaataaaaattgatgttggccgatttttcaggcctacccgatatgcatataaatttcagaaaaatcggtccagccgtttcggaggagtatggtaactaacattgtgacaagagaattttatagataagattttttttaatcacacgATTCCGAGAGCCTCCAGTTACCGATaaactacttatttatttatttcaaacagaGATAGTTTGAGGTCGTGAGggactatttttaaccgacttccaaaaaaggaggaggttctcaattcgactgtatttttttttttttttttttatgtttcagaacttttgactgggtggagcgatttcgacaattttttttttaatcgaaaggtggtgtgtgccaattggtcccatttaaatttatttgagatctaaaactacttttcgagttatatctaataatgcgtttttacttgacgctttttttcgtcgacctacgttgtattataccgcataactttctactggatgtaccgattttgataattctttttttgtcggaaaggagatatctctagtttggtatcatgataaggaaaccaggatctgatgatgggatctcagagaaattgatggaaattcttgaaaatccgcaataacattttactgggtgtacgattttaataatttttaatttaatcgaaagctgatgtttgtcatgtggtcaaatataaatttcattgagatctgataactactttttgagtaatctttgataacgcgcagttacttgagtattttttcgtcgatctacgttgtattactcgtcgatgtaattgaagtcggttttttttcgtttgcgagcaaacacaattatataatacagaCATCATACAGCTACTGAATCCAATATTCGAGAAATTCTCGTCTTTCAAGACCCCAAATACGAATTATATTACTTGAttcaagaaaatataataataatttttgtaaaaatcttGGAGAGTTCATATCCCAACAAGCGTTAagaagacgccgcgttggcgtaacggttacagccatggattgtacctgttgcgctggaggttacaggttcgatccccgcacatgacaaacgtttgtattggctatacaggtgtttgccgtggtctgagtgtttgtgcatactttgtgggtctccccaccgtgcctcggagagcacgttaagccgtcggtcccggttgttattatgtacaactgatagcgatcgttactcatagtagggaatatatccgccaacccgcattggagcagcgtggtggattaagctctgatccttctcctacatggggaaagaggcctatgcccagtagtgggatgttacaggctgaagcgttgtgcGTTACGTCTGAAATTTTTACAGAAAGTAATAAGAGGTAGTTAATCTTAACGCTTATTTAGTTTGTTGTTTAACTGACAAACTTCACTGATGAAATTTGGTCCTTTTTATAACTAAGTACCAATAGGATAAGCTTGATCACATAATTTACCTTGAAGCCTTCATAAAAGAAGTACgtatcatatatggcaaagacattttttgtttaaataattcaaaattacaacATATAAACTGTGggttcaacaaaataaaatccaaATCAGAAAATAATGAACAAAGTTATGCGTGATTCGATTAACAGTATTGTATCCTAAATATGAAACCTTTTCCCATTTTCTTTTCTAGcgctgtatgttttttttttaaattaaaagtgcaTCTAATTTCGATTTACACCCTAcacatttaaaagtaaatcaTTTTGGAATTTGAGGTCCTACctaaaaaaatcgaattaaaaaaacaagataactaatatttaaccgacttcaacaaATGATGGAATATGTTCGATAtccgattgtattttttgtgttacctaatTTTCACTggctgtactgattttgatgattctgttTTTACTCgaactggtgcttgtcatgtggtgccatttaaatttattgagatttgatgattactttttgaattattcctaactagctgcccggacagacttcgttctgtcaaaagttaatagtaattttttttgtattaaattgtgggcctacacaaaaaataaattagccgaattggtcgagctgTTCTCGAGTTGGGCGCTTAGCATTCATTTGCatgtatatagatagataatatagataataatatgaaatattattgaCTGTTTTATCGAAAACCTACGTCGTACTTACTTATTACTTTTCGACGCAAGTGAAGTCGGtttcgtttgagagcaaacacaattattcggtAGTATGTACATGAATAATACGGTAAAACATAAAAAGCTAGTTGggattttttatttctactagTGGTcatccagtggtcgaaattcgaccataaccaatttaaattataagttttacaataaacaaaagagtatatactCGTATCAGTGTGTGTGTCAAACAGGTACGTAGtgatgtgtgtaatgtttttttttttattgattttatgtattttttatatataattaaaaaaaaacgattagcattctgcactccttctctatatgaactataagtgtgcgaaatttcataccccTCCGTCTGcgcatttttgtaaaaaggggaaCACTGGGATACTTACTTATGTTATATGCAATCGAAACTATTTCCACCAAAACGCTCCTACTAACCAtttccctgccaaatttcaggCATGTAGCACAAAAAACTAAGGACTATCATACAAAATATCACATCATACAAGACAATACAACATAGGTAAGACAAGACAATATAAGAGCCAAGTCCATAATCTTGCTATCGATTTACCACCTGCCAGTCGCTGTTTTTTAGATACTTGATGTAAGTTTTGTAGCTTTGTTTTGTCACTGTTTTGGATAACTGATTTTATGTTTGTCTACTGAATTGTGTTTAATTATATGCATGTGGTGTTTACCTAGATGAGTTGTACACTTAGATTAAACATAATGTACCTATTTTCCCTTATGTAAAGAATGTTTTAGTGCAATAACTGCTgataaaccaataaataaaaaaaatattctcgaGCCCTTAGACCACATTAATCTGATCCAGccacaaaatccgttcttagcgacaAAAAAAGatggattttcatacaaacttgtgaGAACCCTAACATAACTTTAATGCGGCCCTATCGAAAAACCACTCTTAATGGAATTTTACCAACTATAAACTACATCTGAGTCAAATTAAGgacttttatttaatctttCGGAGCCCTTAGACCTTCATTATACGACTCTGTcacaaaattcgttcttagtggACTTCTTACTATTAACAATCTCTCTGCCAAGTTTTAAGTTTGTAGCACGAAAATGAAAGACTTTTATTCAAAAGTCCCGTTAAACCGGCCCTatcgaaaaatccgttcttagcagacaTCTACTAACTACAAATTATCTCCTTCCCAAATTTCATATTTAGGCGTCCTGCAGTTTATATAAgagattgttttaaaaaaaaaaaaacattttaatttattgatttttcatTGAACAACGTTTCATTTAGCGAGTTTTTATCTAAACGTACACGATCGTACCCGAaatgttatttaagtaaaaagctTACAAAAATACACCAACAAACGGGGCCCCCAATAGGCTTAGTCTGGCACTGGATAAAAacttaacccttaattactcgcacaaagaatattacattactGCTCGCATGGGGTCATGGGTGACCCCAAATAGTAtgagtagtttttaatatattttgaaatatataagtaaatgaaacgattttattattaaagtgctatgtttattttataatatctataagtaataacatgaattactaattaattatacaaaaacaagttaaaataaaattaatatcaataatcaaCAATTTGTACTTAGGTATACTGAGATCAtagtaaatactcgtatttttttgGAACTCTCCAAATCACTCTCGTTACACTGTTGACAGTATATATCAGAATGATCATAGCACACAAATCTTATACATTTCTTGCATTTTGTTGGTACTTTGCGATCGCATTTCCTTGGGCAGCTGTTGTAACGTTCACGTTTTGCAATGGTTGGCGGGACGCGATTTTCCAACTCGTGCTCTTCCATCAGACGTTTTTTTACCTTCTTAGGAGTTGCTCTGACTTCAAGTCGTCGTTTTTGGTTATTATGAATAAGTTCAACAGACAATTGCCGCAAGAAATTACGCCTCATGTGAGTACGTGATTTTTCGGTATTTACTCGATGTACAATGAGTGCATTTATGCCTGAAACATCTATCAGGTGGAAGGAAATGGCTAACGGCCACCGTTTGGTTCACCTCCCTACGTTGAATGTACCACACAAGTGATCATTGGTGTCCACTCCTCCATTAGTGctgttgtaaaatgttattatttcaggTTTCTGCTTGTCAGTTGAGGCTGGGTCGATATGAGCTACATGATGCATGGAAGATAACAACACAATAGCTTTTTTGGTTTTTGAACATAAGAAACCTGACCCTCCAACTTCTTCTTCATCAGAACCTCCTTCATTCTCTACCAACCATTGCGCAAATCGCTGTTCTCTCCTATCCATGACTAACTCTGACAAAAAGACAAAACTCGTAGTAAAAcggaattttttaataatttcattgtataaagatgtaaaaaacatatttataacaaacatttattcactgaacatacaataacacaaatataattcataatacacaaaaaaaatacataaaataaaaaacttacctcTTCCAAAAAAGTAACGTAATTACTCGCACGGGGTCAGCGCTGAAGAGTGCAGCGACGCATCCTTCCACTCCTGTGACTTGGTCGCtagtaaaatacaaacttagacGCACGTTATGAAGCTAGCGAGGGCGCGGGAGAAATCGGGCCGAGTCAAGTGCTTCATTTTTTAATCCGAAAATGCTTTGACCCCatgcgagtaattaagggttaataAGCTTCCAGATACAGAATTTGTTTTGATGGATTAGAGAGAGGCAATTTCCGTTTGATTATagcttcataaatttttactttaataaaatactttgctTATAAACATGTCTTGATACGCGTTGCTTGATGAAACAGTCGTAAGATTAATGAGTTTTCAGATTGCACTCATTATTTTAAGAGAAATTAATTGggtaaaaataaagtatgttttaaattactatCAACACTAACAGAAAATTGTCACAAAAGCTCGCGATTATTATCAGAGCGATAACAGATATATTCAATCTCCAGTTAATCAAACTAAGGCTCGATCCATATTACAGTGTTGATCTCAGTTCGTTCTCGGTGCGATCTCGATCtggtataatattgttaaacaaGAAACAACAGACGTATCGTTGCTGGAGTGTGATTTGATTGGAACTTGACTGTTAGGGATTGTgtacacaatttttttgtattgtgtaattatttgtttacacTACCTTCATAGTTAGcatgttacaattatttttgaaatatcagCTGACACAAAAATAATCTCTACCTAAGATATCTTTTAacgttgaattaaaaaaaaactaaaatggatattaaattaaaagaaaacataaaattacGTCAACTTTAATAACCACTCCCCTTATCCTTCATAGGTTTGGATTAAATTCGCGCAACCCAATTCCTAATTGGTATAGAACTCAACCAATAATTACTCGAAAAAGTTCTTTCCGCtatgtgttaaaatatatatatatatatatatatatactagctgacctggcgaacttcgtatcaccttatttttttctgaaatataataataacataatatatcaaaataaaatatagcctatcttttaagttggatcaatctgcacacggtgtgcaaatttgactaaaatcggttaagtagtttaggagtccattgaggacaaacattgtgacacgagatttatatatattaaatatatatatatatatatatatatatatatatatatatatatatatatatatatatatatattctttattgcactttaaaaaaatcataattacaagtaaaaaataatacaagtaaaaaataaaattatattttatactagctgtgcccgcgagttcgtccgtgtggaatttaacaaaaagttattgtttagttcgcagagttataaaataaatacagcataagttactccttattgcaccagctatctgtcagtgaaagccccttcaaaatcggtccagccgtttcagagattcgccggaacaaacagacagacagagagaccaAAAtcgtaacaaatattattttagtatacatgtatttagtaaaaagtggttattttaatattacaaacagacacttcaattttatttatttgtatagatatttaagaaAACACTACAAAAATCTTTTGGTTCCTTATTTAAAACTATCTTGTACTAGTATGAATTTCTAATAGTAATggtattttggttttttttttaaaccattaaggtaaagtttaaatttttagaatactaaataaaatacgagatatgagaaattaaaatatttgaagtgGACGCTGATGTTACTAatgtataatctatacatataataaaatggtaggaaagtcaaaactgtacattgtcAACTGTacatctacaatcgataccgaagccaaaaatatagtttttagaatttttgtctgtttgtctgtatgtatgtccgggataaactcaaaaagtaccgcatggatttacttcaaatttggcacgtatatcattaagaagtcgggtgaacatataggctacataatatcacgctatcacctacggggaacgagcagtgaatctttatttcttcaacacattctgtaacaacgtgtaatctaacgacgcatatttgaatgttgttgttattatgttaataatcatgctataagctagcttcacactataaataaagacattctgtagtatatttagtatcagcattgcacccgtgcgaagccggtgcGGGTCGCTAGTCATTGAATAAGAGTAAACTTGACTATGGCATTAATATTCAAAACGATATTTACTAAATGAGAAATAGCTGAAGTATGACGACACATGATAAATGAGAAATAGCTTAAGTGGGTTTAGTTTGCAGAGAaggaaaaaattgtaattttagcTGGATTACTTATAAAAGAGATTTATAGATTAACAAGAATTACCTTATCACCAGCATTAAAATGACAGAGCAAGTCAACGAGAACCTGCAGTAGCTGTTTTTCATCTAAAGCATCAAATTTTATCAGGTCATAGTTTCGATTCAAAATCGCATTCAGTTCTTTCACAATAAACTTCATCAGCTCActcatattgaaatattttcttgtagaatgttttaaaaagtatattttttataacgacGTACTCAACAAATTGCAAATGTTGTGAGTTACGTTGTCCTGGTAACCTTATGTAACCATATGTTAAGTGTTGCCATAGGTAGTTATATTGTTGTTGTTTGTGTTTAttacatcgcttcagcctgtaatatcccgctgctgggtataggcctctttcaccacgtagaagaaggatcagagcttaatccaccacaatGCGTGtaggcgaatatattccctactatgagtaacgatcgttatcaggtgtacatgataacaacagggaccaacggcttaacgtactctccaagACACAGTGCGGACCGAcaagactgcacaaacgcccaaaccacggcaaacgcatgtatggccaatacaaatgtttgtcatgccATGCGCGttgatcgaatccgcaaccgccagtgcaacagagataaaccagtgctgtgaccgttgtgccaacgcgtcgtaggTATATTACGTAATATGACAATaagcttttatatttatttatttatttgtgatagatTAATTTCAAAAGTGTATTGATTTCATAAGTCAAAAAGGTTGCGCAATGTTAGAATTGACTGCTACGCTAGCGGTCACGAATTCGAATCCGATTCTTGAAATGAGCTGATAATAGTATTTTccaaaagtaaattaaagtcAGATCTAAGGGAACGTTCATGAAAGAATACTTTGCACCAGTATCTACATCTTTCAGATTAGTGTGTTTTACCatgtttaacattatttatttatgaaaaaggAAATGTGACTTtacctttataataaaaaatcgggatttaataaaaaaacattgtcATCAtggaataatttatatttctattataatacAATCATCGCTAACCATGTTGTTATCGTCAAATCTCAACAATTTATTTCTATACTGTACAGTTTGTGCCTAACCCttgttatcattatttattacctCAAATCTTACAACACAATCGAAATCAATATGTATTGCCTCACAGCCTCGCTGACTACTTCCATCAGTAACCATTTGATTCATTTACTACAATGAGCACTAGAActgaacaaaaattttatatatatatcctataAAATCTACGTGATTCTGTAGATTgataaactaaaactaaaacaGTGCGATTAAATAAACCGCACTATAAAGGAAACCTTACTGGCATTGTTATCTAGCACCGAGTAAATTGGAGAAGTTTTAAGTCACATAAATTAAGGTGATGTTAAGTAAGGCTAAAGTAACTATAACTTCTAGGAATCAATTTTCATTGTTTAATAATACTtagttttatacattaaaatgctGACTCATCAATAACTTCTccaacatatttaaatattaaggataaataaataatatataagcataaataaatcataaatttatcaaaagtacaaattaaaaaaaaaaaacatttttttattaccgtGATCGCCATTCTCACctaatattgataatttattactttgcACAAAATAACTTCTTAAACTATGACATGCACCATGTATCGCTTAGTCCCTGGATTAGTTAAGTTAGAAAACTAAATAGCAAATGCACAAATATGTAATGATttagaaaattacaaattttcgaTGATTTTGCGtagtttattgatataattatattactataattattactCGTGAATTACTTAATTGAAAGTAAGtcattaatcattattattattgctattttttatttatacaaacataaatattttgtactctTCTAAATTAATGGAAATTTAACTATTTACAATAATACACATTTCGAATTGCATATTGatcgtataataaatattatattaatcaaaatgtcaaaaatgataataaattaaaattattgttagttgccaaaaaaaaaaaacgacaaagGACCAATCAAGCCTAAGACATATGTGATATTTCaactaatcaaaattatttgaaaaagttTGTCTTTATTGATACTCTCAAGTgtgattataaaattttttgcTCAGAGattgatttacattttaatcGCAGATTGTGACAGATGCACCTTGGTCCTCGGTATTTAAATTATCGCATCAAAATTAATACTAATCTCTTCAAAGGGAATGTGATAGAGAGAAGGTGCTATGTTGATCACACCTTTATTGTGAGCATGTCAGTAAAGATCCAATCAGATTCGTAAATTTCAAACATATAAATGCAAAAATAATGTTGTAAAAACAATTAGTGAATACTAAATAAACAACGTCAAAACGATTTAAAACACAAATACTCAAACATAAAACTTTCAAAACATAAAATGTTATCATTCGCATCGATGATACTTGGACGCTTATAACTAAATCCACAATAGGTAGATCACactgtaacattaaaaaaatcgtttgtCTACAACTAAATCACAAGTACGAAAATCGATAAAATAAGACTGCACACGGAAAACGAAATCACTTCAAGTAACGCGGCTCGATCCGCCGTTCGCGGTTCGATTTAGCGAGCTGCGTCCGAGCGACCGTCGCGTGGCATCGCAGTAGCACCTCTAACAGTAGCCGGGATAATTAGTTATCACTCTCACAGTAAACCACCTTTCCGACCGAAAAGAAAGGTGCTGAGTGTGCCCAGAGGGGTCGACTGAGTTGGCGGACAAGAAGTTGGGGTCGGCGTCGCCCCCACCGTCCCCAAATCGGTGCGTGGCCGCGGCGCACGCGCACGTGGGCGTCTCCCGTTCATACTCGCGGCCGCCGTCGACGTGACCGCGTCCAACGCACCTTCTCCCGGATGTGCCGGAACGCCGAGCGGTGAGTTTGTAGCGTCGCTTCGATCGGGAGGCGGAGCCGCCGGCGATCGAAGATTACGCTTTAGGCACGTCAACTGCTCCATGGGACTACGATGAACTAGACCCGTATAAAGAGATCCGGGAGTCTGCAGTGTGAGAGGTGCCGGCGAG
Above is a genomic segment from Melitaea cinxia chromosome 5, ilMelCinx1.1, whole genome shotgun sequence containing:
- the LOC123654046 gene encoding intraflagellar transport protein 81 homolog; translated protein: MSELMKFIVKELNAILNRNYDLIKFDALDEKQLLQVLVDLLCHFNAGDKLNIRDEDPETVTVRILEMLGNVKYRPPAGIEPTLFRSQLLSGDSRTIHHALHWILSNKEQVKNTAYLAKYLKIPDIPADVARNSSVQDLLDLYQNLIDEFKDVHKRTRLLQKENAAEMINDIKEMAVERDIVIKRLENVQIHLVDVRDKEELLNMSKLLRLQQERAKELENQYDMQQLQLKTASEQLKRYLNVIHGQSASPKSASDVIKHLQEEIQLNSYLVKEKLPQESANLQKELNIMQMIASEQHPTRSDLITVQDKIAAVNSEVEQLVQRRLAASDPQEDKLAPFRQQAAVIRRNKEASAARVHELAASLKEHEATLADLRSQVKQLLGDMVLRGEELKKYVNALRTKSNLYKRQRATLSSFKVEAGILTRTLHILSTNDPTVEIALVNHKKTKIDEDDIVQKDHDKTTDLTKKSLHDMSQLVAQTAQKLSQVRQEIQPLGEKVKPIKQEFQEIQQQYEQKKRIYEATSINISSQMDPLKNQVKELTDQLNNKEDEWKNLRQKITKAESLQEIVMFEMKNSMQSPRKPSQMEALKKKVADMEEAVKSLEEEQRAISSRQGVVQEQTRLWQNTLQLLRCKIKARNEPAARQERMHITQHSQMLTLT